CGACACGCGCGCCTCGGGGTCCATGGGGTTGAGCAGCGAAAGCGCACCGGTCTGGCTGGCCACGACGGCCGGACGGATGCCCTCGCGCACGTCTGCGCTGTAGCCGGACTGCGCCGGATCGGATTCGTCCTCGTTCAGGTAGTGGTCGGCGCCGTAGAACGTGTAGTCGTCCGGGATCTCCATGCGCTCCTTGAGCTTGGCCATGTCCATGCCGAGCTGCACCACGTGCTCGATGCTGGCGCGGGTCTGCAGGTCGGAGCCCAGCCCGGCGATGTCGCTCATGATGTGCGCGATGCGCGGCTCGGCGCTGGCGATCCAGCCCTCGGCGGCGCGCAGGCGCTGATCGACGGCGAACAGGTTGGGCAGCTTGCGGCTGGTCGCGAGCACCACTTCCTGGATGCCGGTGGGCGAAAGTCGCACGTGCGCCAAGAGCGTGTAGCCGGTCGGCGGCTCGGGGCGCTCGGGCGTGGGGCTTTCCAGCCCCTGCGCGATGTGGATCACAGCCACGCGGCGGCGCTGCATGGCCACGGCCTCGGGCTCCACCTCGCGCGTTTGCAGGTCGATCAGGAAGTCGCGCGGCTGGATGTCGGTGTCCTCCTCTTGCCCGAAGGCGGAGACGGCCAGCCACTTGCTGTCCTGCAAGGGCAGCATGGCAAAGACCGAGTGCACCTGGGCGCTCTCGATGGCAAACACCTTGCCGCTAGAGCCGTCGTACAGGCGGCCCGGCGCCACTTCGATCTCGGTGGCGCTGCGCGCGGTGACGGTCAGCCCGACGAACTGACGCTCGGGCGTGATGGCGTCCGTCACCAGGTGGCGCTGCGCCTCATCCATCCAGCCTTGCGTGTTGTTGAGGTCGGCGGCTTGCAGCTCCTGCCGGTCGCGGTAGATGACCTGTTGTTCCATCGATTAGCTCCTGAGGATGGTCTGGCCGGCCAGCACGCCGCCGGCCTTGTGGATTCGGGAGGCGCGCGCGGTGCCATGCAGGCGGGTGCGCACCAGCACCTTGTCGTGCGCAGCGCGCGCCCAGTCCATGGCCGCGAGCACCGGCGCGATGCGCTCGCGCGCGTCGCCCATCGAGAGCGCTGCACGCATGGCGGTGGAGGCAATGGCCATCGGCAGCCGCCTGGGCGGCATGCGCACGTGCGCCAGCGCCACGAACGGCGGGCTGGTCAGGCGCGTGAAGCCCAGATAGGTCGGCCCGTGCTTCGGGCGCGCGGCCACGGCCGGATCGTGCAGCCGGATGCGGTGATAGAGCCGCGCCGTGGCGTCCGAGCGCACGGTGTGCGCGCCACCCAGCGTCGCGCCGAATGCGAGCACGCCCGCGCGGGGCACACGCTCGGCCACCAGCTCCACGTCCGGCGACAGCGGCGACAGCGACGGCGCGGTCTGGCGCAGCGTCAGCAGGTGCACGCGCTCGCGGTAGCTCACGCGCGCGATGCGCCACAGCCTGGCGCTCGCATCGGCGCGGCTGACCTGACCGGCTAGCGGATCGCCGATCACCTGCCCCACGGCCACGGCGCGCCGTGCCAGATCTACGGTGCCGCTGGCATCGTTGTCCAGCGTCGTCCAGCCGTGACTGGTGAGCGCCTCCGTGCGGCCATCGGGCCAGACGATCTCGGCCGCGATGGCCGAGCGCGCCATCGCGGCGGTGCGGGCGGGCGGCTCGGCGGGATGGCCGACGAAGGCGCGGCCCAGCATCAGGCCCTCTGCTCCGCTCCTGCGCCGATGCGTGCGGATACGCATCTGCGGGTGTGCATCCAGCCACTGGCGGCGGCTCGCCTCGTCCCAGAAGCCGAGGAAGGTTTTCGCGGGCGGCATCTCCAGCCGCGCGATGTGCGCGCCAGCCAGCCTGGCGAGCTCGCGCAGCCCCTTCGGGGTGCCGATGAGCGCATGCAGCCTGGGGCTGTATTGAATGAGCGCGCGGCGGCTGGCATCGTCGCCGGGCCACACGGGCGGCAGGTCTTCGCCCGCGCCCAGGTGCGGCAGCAGCGCGGCCGGGATGCGTGCCGGGTCGGCCAGCGTGGAAAGCACCTCCGCGCCGGGCGTCCACGGGCCGATGGCGCGGCTGATGTCGCGCTCGATCTCGGTGGCCGCCAGCGGCAGGAGGTCTGCGCGCTCAGTCATGACGCGCCTCCGTGAGGATCGTCACCGCGGTGACGGCGGCGATCTCGCCTTGCCCCACGGACACATCCGCCGTCGGCTGCGCGAGGACCACATCGCGCAGGCCTTCGCCCATGAGGGCGGCCGTGATCTGCGCGCGCGTCAGGTCCACGCGGAAGCGCATCTGCGCGGCCAGCGCCATGAGCCGTGCGCGCGCCTGAGCCGCCAGCAGCGCGCCGTCCGGCCCTGGAGGGTGCACGAGCGTCGCGACCACCTGCACCGGCTTGACGGTGGCGGTCGTCACGTCCACCTCCACCGACAGCGGGCGCACGTCCTCCGCGAGCAGCGCGGCGGCCACCTGCGCGACGATGGCGTCCGCCGCCGTCGCCGCGCGCCAGCGCATGGGCGTGGCTGCGTCGTGCTGCGGGTGGCGGCCAAAGAGCGCCTCGCCGATGGCCGCCTGCGCCTCGGTCATGGCGGCGGCCTGCGCGGCTACGCGCGCCAGCAGGCAGACCTTGACGCGCCCAGGGCGGTCGGCCCACACGTCCACCTGCCGGATGTCGGTCGAGACCGACAGCGCGCGCAGCATCCAGCTCTGGCGGCTGCCAGCCGCCGACAGCGCGTGATAGCCGATCAGCACGCGGCGGCGGAATCGCTCATCATCCTCGCCCGGCAGGCGGGCAAGGTCGTAGCGGGCCGCGAGATTGTCGAGGTCGGCGCCGGTGGCCCACGGCAGCATCACGGCGCGCGCGGCGTCGTTGACGCGCTGGCGCAGCACCATCTCCCGCCACGCGGCCACCTCCAGCAGTTTGGTCAGCGGCTCGGACTCCAGCGCCAGCACCGGCTCCAGCTCCGGCGCGCGCGCGATGAGATCGGCCTTGAGCGCGGCCAGCACCGCCTCATAGTCCAGCGGCTCGACCACTTGCGGCGCGGGCAGGCGCGACAGGTCGATCACTGACATGCCGGCGCCTCCCCGCCCGTCGGGCCGTCGCTTGTGCTATCGCCGCGGCGCACGCCAGTGTGCCGGTGGCGGCGCAGGCTGACTCCGCCTGCAAAGACGTCGCCCGTGACCAGCAGATCACCCTCGATGCGCACCACGCAGGATGCGTGCAGGATCAGCCGGTGCGTGTCGCGCTCGTAGCGGATGTAGCCGCCATCGTCCCAGGCCAGCAGCGTGTGATTTGGGTTATCTGACGGCGCGGGGAACGCGCCGCGCTGCTGGAAAAGGGCGGGCACGGCCACCGCCTGCGCCATGTCGCCCGAGGGCGCCAGCACCAGGCACTGCTCGCCAACCGCGGGCGGGCTCCAGACGCGCAGGTGCCCGGCGGCCCAGGTGGCCCACGGCAGCCAGCCGGTGCGCACGGACGCCTCGCCGTCGCCCGCGATGCGCACGCGCGCGCGGCAGCGCTGCGCGTCGAAGTCGGTCACGGTGCCAAGCCGCACCGCGCCGCCGCGGCCCCAGTCGGCGGCCTCCAGCGTGAGGGTGTCAGGCGTGGTAGTCATGGCAGCAGCTCGCCGATATCCTGCTCGCCCACGCCCGGCGCGTCGCCCTGAACACGTTCGTATTGGGGCTCGTGGGCTGAGCCGATCCATGGCGCCCAGCTCGAATACAGCGCCTCGTAGCGCTGGTGCAGCAGGCACGATGGCAGCGCCGCCGGATCGACGGGCGCAAGCTCGTAGCGCCGGCTGGCCTCGATCTCCCACAGGCCGATGCCGGGCTGATCCAGCCCCGCCTCGTCGCGGTAGATGAGGCGCGCATCGGTCACCAGCGGGTCGGCGGCCACCACCGCCAGCGCCACCTCGGCCATCGCCCAGCCCGCCTCGGCGGGCACCCGGCGCAGGTCAGCGAGCCGCGCCAGCACGTAGACGCGCAAGCGCAGCGTGGCCTCGCGGGCCTTGACATCCACGCCTTCGCAGGTGACGTAGATGCCGGGCAGCTTGATGAGCCACTCGCTGACCTTGCGTCCGGAGAGGTCTTCGGCGTGCACGGCCACCACGGCCGCGCCCGGCACGGCCGCGGCGATGCGGTCTTTGAGGGAGGCGAGGGCGGCGAGGATTGGCATCACGCGCCCCCCACACCGCCTGCGACGTGGCGGCGGATGATGTCCTCGATCTCGCTCTTGGCCTGCTCAGACAGCCCAAGGAATGGCCGCGCCTGGATGCTGACGCGCCGCCCGCGCCCGGCCCGGCCCCCGAACTGGTGAATGGCCGCGTGCGGCAGCTTGGTGCCGACCACGGCCTCGGTGTCGGTGACGCTGTACACCTGGATGCTGTTGCGCAGCTGGCCGGTGTCCAGCAGCGGCTTGGCGTCGGCGTAGCGGGCCAACGTGCGTGCGCGGTTCTTGACGTAGCCCTTGGGCGAGTGCCGCCGCGCGCGCGAGACGATGCTGGCGGGCTTCAGGCGCGGCCATGCCTTGCCGTCAGGCGAGC
This region of Tepidimonas taiwanensis genomic DNA includes:
- a CDS encoding phage tail protein, with the translated sequence MTERADLLPLAATEIERDISRAIGPWTPGAEVLSTLADPARIPAALLPHLGAGEDLPPVWPGDDASRRALIQYSPRLHALIGTPKGLRELARLAGAHIARLEMPPAKTFLGFWDEASRRQWLDAHPQMRIRTHRRRSGAEGLMLGRAFVGHPAEPPARTAAMARSAIAAEIVWPDGRTEALTSHGWTTLDNDASGTVDLARRAVAVGQVIGDPLAGQVSRADASARLWRIARVSYRERVHLLTLRQTAPSLSPLSPDVELVAERVPRAGVLAFGATLGGAHTVRSDATARLYHRIRLHDPAVAARPKHGPTYLGFTRLTSPPFVALAHVRMPPRRLPMAIASTAMRAALSMGDARERIAPVLAAMDWARAAHDKVLVRTRLHGTARASRIHKAGGVLAGQTILRS
- a CDS encoding baseplate assembly protein — protein: MSVIDLSRLPAPQVVEPLDYEAVLAALKADLIARAPELEPVLALESEPLTKLLEVAAWREMVLRQRVNDAARAVMLPWATGADLDNLAARYDLARLPGEDDERFRRRVLIGYHALSAAGSRQSWMLRALSVSTDIRQVDVWADRPGRVKVCLLARVAAQAAAMTEAQAAIGEALFGRHPQHDAATPMRWRAATAADAIVAQVAAALLAEDVRPLSVEVDVTTATVKPVQVVATLVHPPGPDGALLAAQARARLMALAAQMRFRVDLTRAQITAALMGEGLRDVVLAQPTADVSVGQGEIAAVTAVTILTEARHD
- a CDS encoding phage baseplate assembly protein V, whose amino-acid sequence is MTTTPDTLTLEAADWGRGGAVRLGTVTDFDAQRCRARVRIAGDGEASVRTGWLPWATWAAGHLRVWSPPAVGEQCLVLAPSGDMAQAVAVPALFQQRGAFPAPSDNPNHTLLAWDDGGYIRYERDTHRLILHASCVVRIEGDLLVTGDVFAGGVSLRRHRHTGVRRGDSTSDGPTGGEAPACQ
- a CDS encoding phage virion morphogenesis protein, with amino-acid sequence MITVTLDDRALKVAIDGLQGRIANMRPALAAAAQVLREAAMQAFDESRSPDGKAWPRLKPASIVSRARRHSPKGYVKNRARTLARYADAKPLLDTGQLRNSIQVYSVTDTEAVVGTKLPHAAIHQFGGRAGRGRRVSIQARPFLGLSEQAKSEIEDIIRRHVAGGVGGA